One Bos indicus isolate NIAB-ARS_2022 breed Sahiwal x Tharparkar chromosome 10, NIAB-ARS_B.indTharparkar_mat_pri_1.0, whole genome shotgun sequence DNA window includes the following coding sequences:
- the PNMA1 gene encoding paraneoplastic antigen Ma1: protein MAMTLLEDWCRGMDVNSQRALLVWGIPVNCDEAEIEETLQAAMPQVHYRVLGRMFWREENAKAALLELTGTVDYAAIPREMPGKGGVWKVVFKPPTSDAEFLERLHLFLAREGWTVQDVARVLGFENSSPAPGPDMPAEMLNYILDNVIKPLIESIWYKKLTLFSGRDIPGPGEETFEPWLEHANEVIEEWQVSDIEKRRRLMESLRGPAADVIRILKTNNPDITTAECLKALEQVFGSVESSRDVQVRFLNTYQNPGEKLSAYVIRLEPLLQKVVEKGAIDKENVNQARLEQVIAGANHSGAIRRQLWLTGAAEGPAPNLFQLLVQIREEEAKEEEAAAEAALLQLGLEGHF, encoded by the coding sequence ATGGCGATGACACTGTTGGAAGACTGGTGTAGAGGGATGGATGTGAATTCCCAGAGAGCCCTGCTGGTCTGGGGGATCCCGGTGAACTGCGATGAGGCTGAAATCGAAGAGACCCTCCAGGCTGCGATGCCCCAGGTGCACTATCGAGTGCTTGGGAGAATGTTCTGGAGGGAAGAGAATGCCAAAGCAGCCTTGTTAGAGCTCACTGGCACTGTGGATTACGCTGCCATCCCCAGGGAGATGCCGGGTAAAGGAGGGGTCTGGAAAGTAGTCTTTAAGCCTCCGACTTCCGACGCTGAATTTCTAGAAAGGTTGCATCTCTTCCTAGCCCGAGAGGGATGGACTGTGCAAGATGTTGCCCGTGTCCTTGGGTTTGAGAACTCCTCTCCAGCCCCAGGCCCAGATATGCCAGCAGAGATGCTAAACTATATTTTGGATAATGTTATTAAGCCTCTTATAGAGTCCATATGGTACAAGAAGCTGACGTTGTTCTCGGGGAGGGACATCCCGGGGCCTGGGGAGGAGACATTTGAGCCCTGGCTGGAACACGCTAATGAGGTCATTGAGGAGTGGCAGGTGTCTGATATAGAAAAGAGGCGGCGGTTGATGGAGAGTCTTCGAGGCCCTGCCGCTGATGTCATCCGCATCCTCAAGACCAACAACCCAGATATTACCACCGCCGAATGCCTGAAGGCACTTGAGCAGGTGTTTGGAAGCGTGGAGAGCTCCAGGGATGTGCAGGTCAGATTTCTGAACACTTACCAGAACCCGGGAGAAAAATTATCTGCTTATGTCATTCGTCTGGAGCCCCTGCTGCAGAAGGTGGTGGAGAAGGGAGCCATAGATAAAGAGAACGTGAACCAAGCCCGCCTGGAACAAGTCATTGCGGGGGCCAACCACAGCGGGGCCATCCGAAGGCAGCTATGGCTGACCGGGGCTGCGGAAGGGCCGGCCCCTAACCTCTTCCAGTTGCTTGTGCAGATCCGTGAGGAGGAGGCCAAGGAAGAGGAGGCGGCAGCTGAAGCCGCCCTCTTGCAGTTAGGCCTGGAGGGGCACTTCTGA